Proteins encoded by one window of Salvia splendens isolate huo1 chromosome 5, SspV2, whole genome shotgun sequence:
- the LOC121804158 gene encoding amino acid transporter AVT1J-like, which produces MKAAADGDDLSIGIALLEDNGEAESAHHQHQLRRHNSGLGSTSFFKTCFNGVNALSGVGILSVPYALSSGGWLSLILLFLIAGCTYYTSLLIKRCMDLDTNIRSYPDIGERAFGSIGRMFVAVTMNVELYLVATGFVILEGDNLQNLFPTAGGGCFITGKQAFVLIVGLIVLPTVLLDNMAILSYISATGVVASFMLIASVLWCAVFDGIGFQEQGTLFQSRGIPTAISLYVFCYCAHPVFPTLYTSMRNQKQFSKVLLICFLVCTMSYASMAVLGYLMFGSEVQSQVTLNLPTNLVSSKVAIYTTLVNPLAKYALMVCPIVKTLERRFLVGRSRHWSILIRTALVASTIFVALVVPLFGYLMSLVGAFLSVTASIIMPCLCYMKISGIYVRIGSELIVLCGIIVIGVIVLLVGTYTALLEILSHLIPF; this is translated from the exons ATGAAGGCTGCAGCAGATGGCGACGATCTGTCGATCGGAATAGCATTGTTGGAAGATAATGGAGAGGCTGAGTCAGCTCACCATCAACACCAACTCCGCCGCCATAACTCCGGTTTGGGGTCAACATCTTTCTTCAAAACCTGCTTCAACGGCGTCAATGCTCTTTCAG GCGTAGGAATACTATCAGTTCCTTATGCCTTATCATCAGGCGGATGGCTAAGCTTGATACTACTCTTCCTCATCGCCGGCTGCACCTACTACACATCTCTACTCATCAAAAGATGCATGGACTTGGACACAAACATTCGAAGCTATCCCGATATAGGGGAGCGAGCATTTGGGTCGATTGGGAGGATGTTCGTAGCAGTAACAATGAACGTGGAGCTGTATCTTGTGGCAACCGGTTTTGTGATTCTTGAGGGCGATAATCTACAAAATTTATTTCCTACTGCTGGAGGAGGATGTTTTATAACCGGGAAGCAGGCGTTCGTTCTCATTGTTGGACTCATCGTGCTGCCTACTGTGTTGCTAGACAACATGGCCATTCTATCTTACATATCCGCCACTGGAGTAGTCGCTTCCTTTATGCTCATCGCTTCTGTTCTGTGGTGTGCTGTTTTTGATGGCATCGGATTTCAGGAGCAGGGCACTCTATTCCAAAGCAGAGGAATCCCTACCGCGATTAGCCTATATGTATTTTGCTATTGCGCACATCCAGTTTTCCCGACGTTGTACACTTCCATGAGGAACCAAAAGCAGTTTTCTAAG GTTTTGCTCATATGCTTTCTTGTTTGCACGATGAGCTATGCTTCAATGGCTGTCCTAGGGTATCTAATGTTCGGGTCAGAGGTGCAGTCTCAGGTGACATTGAATCTCCCTACTAACCTGGTTAGCTCCAAAGTTGCCATCTATACAACGTTGGTCAATCCATTGGCTAAGTATGCTTTGATGGTGTGTCCAATTGTGAAAACTCTCGAGAGGCGATTCTTAGTGGGGCGTAGCAGACATTGGAGCATATTGATTAGGACTGCATTGGTGGCGAGCACGATCTTTGTGGCCTTGGTTGTGCCTTTATTCGGGTATCTAATGTCACTGGTGGGGGCGTTTCTGAGCGTCACGGCCTCAATCATAATGCCTTGCTTGTGCTACATGAAGATCTCGGGGATTTATGTTAGAATCGGGAGCGAGTTGATTGTGTTGTGTGGGATTATAGTGATTGGTGTTATTGTGCTTCTAGTTGGTACTTATACCGCTTTGTTGGAGATTTTGAGCCATTTGATTCCATTTTGA
- the LOC121804159 gene encoding uncharacterized protein LOC121804159 — protein sequence MEIFGKLEINLPFLQALKLPLFNRFIKDFIAGKAKADGKIVIGESVSTVIQKRRLPSKMADPGMFTLHNIIWDVKIEHAMCDLGASINVLPFSVYKRLTVVSLLDTKVVIQLVDRSCISHEGVLENVNVRVHDFLYPADFHVIRINESEAGESSREQLAAAELNDSIEEEVSGWCAILLTQNMTDEEINNAIMGFCQKPTSTGSTGFAQLNSLEKVPDFGELAAKNVKKNPLP from the exons ATGGAGATTTTTGGCAAGCTTGAGATCAACCTGCCATTTCTACAAGCATTGAAACTACCCCTGTTCAACAGGTTTATCAAGGACTTCATAGCTGGAAAAGCTAAGGCCGATGGAAAGATTGTGATTGGGGAAAGTGTGTCTACTGTAATTCAGAAGAGAAGGCTTCCTTCTAAAATGGCTGATCCTGGGATGTTTACTCTACACAACATTATTTGGGATGttaaaatcgagcatgctatgtgtgatctgggagcgtCTATTAATGTGCTGCCTTTCTCGGTTTACAAGAGATTGACTGTAGTCAGCCTATTAGATACAAAGGTGGTTATCCAGCTTGTGGATAGATCATGCATTAGCCATGAAGGCGTACTGGAAAATGTGAATGTGAGGGTGCATGACTTCCTATACCCTGCAGATTTTCACGTGATCCGTATAAATGAGTCTGAAGCTGGTGAATCTAGTAGA GAGCAGCTTGCAGCTGCTGAATTGAACGACTCGATTGAAGAAGAGGTCTCCGGATGGTGTGCGATACTTTTGACGCAGAATATGACCGATGAAGAGATCAATAATGCAATCATGGGATTCTGCCAGAAACCGACCTCAACTGGGTCCACTGGCTTTGCTCAACTGAACAGTTTGGAAAAGGTGCCCGATTTTGGGGAGCTTGCGGCGAAGAATGTCAAGAAAAACCCATTGCCCTAA